A stretch of Gorilla gorilla gorilla isolate KB3781 chromosome 9, NHGRI_mGorGor1-v2.1_pri, whole genome shotgun sequence DNA encodes these proteins:
- the OR56A3 gene encoding olfactory receptor 56A3 codes for MTTHRNDTLSTEASDFLLNCFVRSPSWQHWLSLPLSLLFLLAIGANTTLLMTIWLEASLHQPLYYLLSLLSLLDIVLCLTVIPKVLTIFWFDLRPISFPACFLQMYIMNCFLAMESCTFMVMAYDRYVAICHPLRYPSIITDHFVVKAAMFILTRNVLMTLPIPILSAQLRYCGRNVIENCICANISVSRLSCDDVTINHLYQFAGGWTLLGSDLILIFLSYTFILRAVLRLKAEGAVAKALSTCGSHFMLILFFSTILLVFVLTHVAKKKVSPDVPVLLNVLHHVIPAALNPIVYGVRTQEIKQGMQRLLKKGC; via the coding sequence ATGACAACACACCGAAATGACACCCTCTCCACTGAAGCTTCAGACTTCCTCTTGAATTGTTTTGTCAGATCCCCCAGCTGGCAGCACTGGCTGTCCCTGCCCCTCAGCCTCCTTTTCCTCTTGGCCATAGGTGCCAACACCACCCTCCTGATGACCATCTGGCTGGAGGCCTCTCTGCACCAGCCCCTGTACTACCTGCTCAGCCTCCTCTCCCTGCTGGACATCGTGCTCTGCCTCACTGTCATCCCCAAGGTCCTGACCATCTTCTGGTTTGACCTCAGGCCCATCAGCTTCCCTGCCTGCTTCCTCCAGATGTACATCATGAATTGTTTCCTAGCCATGGAGTCTTGCACATTCATGGTCATGGCCTATGATCGTTATGTAGCCATCTGCCACCCACTGAGATATCCATCAATCATCACTGATCACTTTGTAGTCAAGGCTGCCATGTTTATTTTGACCAGAAATGTGCTTATGACTCTGCCCATCCCCATCCTTTCAGCACAACTCCGTTATTGTGGAAGAAATGTCATTGAGAACTGCATCTGTGCCAATATATCTGTTTCCAGACTCTCCTGCGATGATGTCACCATCAATCACCTTTACCAATTTGCTGGAGGCTGGACTCTGCTAGGATCTGACCTCATCCTTATCTTCCTCTCCTACACCTTCATTCTGCGAGCTGTGCTGAGACTCAAGGCAGAGGGTGCTGTGGCAAAGGCCCTAAGCACATGTGGCTCCCACTTCATGCTTATCCTCTTCTTCAGCACCATCCTTCTGGTTTTTGTCCTCACACATGTGGCTAAGAAGAAAGTCTCCCCTGATGTGCCGGTCTTGCTCAATGTTCTCCACCATGTCATTCCTGCAGCCCTTAACCCCATCGTTTATGGGGTGAGAACCCAAGAAATTAAGCAGGGAATGCAGAGGTTGTTGAAGAAAGGGTGCTAA